GGTCCTAAAAAAGATTTTGCCAAAGCATCCGAAATGCAGAAAGCAACTGCGGTTAATTTCGCTCAGTTATTAGATTTGGTTGCCAAGGCAGTTCCTGAAATGAGAATCAGATTCTCCACATCAAATCCTCAGGATATGAGCCTGGATGTATTCAGAATGATGGCGAAACATAATAACATCTGTAAATATGTTCACCTTCCTGTGCAGAGTGGAAGCAACAATATGCTTGAAGCAATGAACAGACAACATACCCGTGAAGAATATCTTGAACTCATCAGAAAAGCTAAGGAAATTGTTCCTGAAGTTGCCTTCTCCCAGGATATGATCGTTGGATTCTGCAGCGAATCCGAAGAAGACCATCAGGATACGTTAAGTCTGATGAAAGAAGTGGAATATGACTATGGATATATGTTCGCTTATTCGGAAAGACCGGGAACACCTGCTCACAAGAAAATGGAAGATAATATCCCGGCTGATGTGAAGCAGAGACGTCTTGCTGAGGTAATTGCACTTCAGGGTGAGCTTTCCAGAATGAGAATGCAGTCGTATGTGGGAAGAGTTCACCAGATTCTGATCGAAGGAACTTCCAGAAAGAATGAAAATCAATGGAAAGGAAGAAACTCTCAAAACGCAGTTTGTGTCTTCGATAAGCTTGAGGGGCAGAAAATAGGTGACATTGTGGACGTATTTGTATATGATAATACCCAAGGCACACTTTTAGGGAAAATCACAGAATAAATTTAAGTTTTGAAAGCGGTTTACCTTTTTACTCTATTTTCTTTTGTTCTGTTTTCTTGTCAGGCAGAGAAAAATAGGAGCAAATATCCGGATACCGTGGGTGATATAGCTTTTGACAGCAAGTTAGATGAAGCAGGTTTTAAGAAGTGTGGAGCAGGAAAAGACAAGCCTTTCAGTTTTCAATATTACCACGGACCGCAAAAGTTCAATTATCAGGGAGAAAAAAATGCTATCGTCGAAAAACTTAAAAAAGAATATATATATTCAGAAAAGAAGATCAATGGTTATATTACCGTTAGATTTTTAGTAAATTGTGAAGGAAAAACAGGATTGTTCAGACTAAAGCATATGAATTCAGAGTTGAAAGATATTGCTTTGGATGAAGAACTGGAAAATAGGCTGTTGAAGTTCACAAAATCATTAAATGGCTGGATGCCGAAAGAGATAGAAGGTTTAAAAGTAGATTACTATCAGTATTTAACCTATAAAATTGAAGATGGAAAAGTTTCAGAGGTATTACCTTAGCTTTTTGTTACTTATCGTGTACACCAATACTATTGCACAGGTCAACTGTAATGCAATAGAGGGTGAGGACTGTAAAAAAGCGTGTGAACTTTACAACAAAGCTTCAGAGTTACAAGGTTTCCGCGAGTCTCAGGAAGGTTTTGATAAAGCTATTGAACTTTGTCCGGATTTCTCCAATGCTTATATGGAGAAAGCGGTACCTTATCTTAAAAACGGAGATTTTTCAACCTGGAAAATCCTGATTGATAAAGCCGTTGCCTTAAATCCTAAAATGCACCTTGGTTACAGAGGCTGGTGTAAATTTCAATTTTTAGGGGATTATAAAGGGGCAATTCAGGACTTAGAAGAGTTCCGTCAATATTATCCTGAAGATCTTGGAAGATCTTTAAATGGAGATTATCATTTGGATGTGGTGAAAGCTATGTCCTACAGTGGTTTAGGGAAGAAAGAAAAAGCGGCCGGCATTATCGAAAAGCTTCTGGCTACAAGAGGGTATGTAAAGGGAATGTTTGACCATTACCAGCTTGGCGTTACCTATTTTGAACTGGGCAGATATGATAAAGCCCTGGAAAATTTTGAAAAACAAAGCAAAGAGTACAACTTTGCCGAGAATATATACTTTAAAAGTAAAGTTTCTAAGATCAGAAACAAGGATTATTTGGATTTAAAAATGTTAGCCTTAAAAACGTATGATGAAGGCAAGACAATGAAAGATGTCTATACCCATCATTTTAACAAAGTTTACAGACAGCAGATTGAAGAGCTGTAGAACATTAAATCAATAATCAAAAATTTACTTATGAGCAACGAGCTACAAAACATAAAAAACCGCTTCGGAATTATCGGGAACTTTCCGGCACTTAACAGAGCATTGGAAAAATCGATACAGGTTGCCCCTACAGATATCTCCGTCCTTGTGATTGGAGAAAGTGGAGTAGGGAAAGAATTTATTCCGAAGATCATTCATTCAGAATCCAGAAGAAAACATCAGCCTTATATCGTAGTCAACTGT
This Chryseobacterium sp. G0162 DNA region includes the following protein-coding sequences:
- a CDS encoding tetratricopeptide repeat protein gives rise to the protein MEKFQRYYLSFLLLIVYTNTIAQVNCNAIEGEDCKKACELYNKASELQGFRESQEGFDKAIELCPDFSNAYMEKAVPYLKNGDFSTWKILIDKAVALNPKMHLGYRGWCKFQFLGDYKGAIQDLEEFRQYYPEDLGRSLNGDYHLDVVKAMSYSGLGKKEKAAGIIEKLLATRGYVKGMFDHYQLGVTYFELGRYDKALENFEKQSKEYNFAENIYFKSKVSKIRNKDYLDLKMLALKTYDEGKTMKDVYTHHFNKVYRQQIEEL
- the miaB gene encoding tRNA (N6-isopentenyl adenosine(37)-C2)-methylthiotransferase MiaB, coding for MQEKYIDETKQGEAFAIAERPENSKKLFLESYGCQMNFSDSEIVASILNEQGYNTTMKVEEADLILLNTCSIREKAEQTVRMRLSQFKNLKREKPNMTVGVLGCMAERLKTKFLEEEQLVDLVVGPDAYRDLPNLLKETDDGRDAINVILSKEETYADINPVRLGGNGVTAFVTITRGCDNMCTFCVVPFTRGRERSRDPHSIIEECKGLANSGYKEITLLGQNVDSYLWYGGGPKKDFAKASEMQKATAVNFAQLLDLVAKAVPEMRIRFSTSNPQDMSLDVFRMMAKHNNICKYVHLPVQSGSNNMLEAMNRQHTREEYLELIRKAKEIVPEVAFSQDMIVGFCSESEEDHQDTLSLMKEVEYDYGYMFAYSERPGTPAHKKMEDNIPADVKQRRLAEVIALQGELSRMRMQSYVGRVHQILIEGTSRKNENQWKGRNSQNAVCVFDKLEGQKIGDIVDVFVYDNTQGTLLGKITE